One genomic window of Branchiostoma floridae strain S238N-H82 chromosome 4, Bfl_VNyyK, whole genome shotgun sequence includes the following:
- the LOC118413675 gene encoding uncharacterized protein LOC118413675: MTIQAAGGAISAVTSVTFWGGPEGVVAGFDTSFDDYTEEAVTAASEECDCCLNTTTAQEPGAVDACNCSCSTSVSTPTESVDNAGRTATDGPALDMFWEFENQPIPGDTYNGSEMDWGKDHPSFGLQLQKGRTGDGAEKHYAVMWLQPAVAGHEAQQEVFELNFDPSEAFHVYTLDFKVDRTDQKNEVWSVDLIIDGVAVLALSGLPSLPTDAVVTLSVWNFDDYVPDVEDPFNLPTATANFKDVSFPASSDQLCRYGEPFRNGDSAILSFMAGVGTELHQDDVVPFTMVPHHSCIPCLTTCDSFYCSTDCDGSGVTEYHVLLDNLVLDVNRTVEDGSDNVTVPAKYYLTIKAKTASGRQVVASSDGVYIDVTPPTFESLFHVDKSWSISEPTEFQGSNSSIAVRWRAIDMESKITEYRWAIGTTKGRTNVRDFETIIPTDEKDVVAVAEDLDGLLEDGSVYYVTVVAINLAGLEETVYTNGVTILTTEPNTTSANVSVPGTVPIAQSVVSSEDQTSLSFIWTAVEDAGIDAYYFSIGSSRSTPDDIVPRTQVGVNGSGFVSIHDGIVEFEGFNGDISDMRERTINDVNTTFTNNFLIEPGRNLFVHMDACNAGHKCGGIHTPIVVVKREHDVIEESTSGEDITLKCIEHPFDGANGAVVVKTTGGLNVGEKIMCSPLSQQDVVQEYTSDASARFKPIVVNPYQTAEFTDRNLRHRIRRFTDHSFVLSPIAGFELRGPLNMTVSLKNVTAAASVLPRLLFWNAESEMWQDAGRTCQPSIQAYMYKNASEFSVLVCNTSNVYGKSNSVTGAKRSLQREEFFGKETFFLVALVEMSFQNSAPRLATPTYLWTVEDREIVVYLQAIDDDDDDVTFSVDRSTETLFAGDVDIDRSGKLHYKPCKDCFGQDYVTVVVSEIRNDGETPLVTRETICIDVLALEDNPDVFAVKNGAKQNSSSYSITVTLEENKVLSVDPSKYDILVFGADVDTYDVLSLVFHNPSNGTLLISKMLRNITFFHDSTNDYATLVDGVKFANESVEAVSIPYPQDLLMPHRPEQYSWVAIGFTYIPDMDFYGHDQVRVYAHDQGGKSSDVLTFDLFVLENRCMNGGFCTGPGHDPNCTRIQRSVSFTGYECECLEGYYGRYCESDFDECSSNPCPQNYTCIDLPNDFLCDCGSSAWPCASQSLPPWQIALITILCLGVTIIVIAWVKCKASKKSKNKIEPHSMSEEDIELHKIPNERPSALTELKRNPWVRPELPTEAPKAPATSLNPLKETGVNKTKLTSSRSSRARRLPPIP, encoded by the exons ATGACTATCCAAGCTGCCGGTGGAGCCATATCTGCTGTTACAAGTGTCACGTTCTGGGGAGGTCCAGAGGGAGTTGTGGCCGGGTTTGACACATCTTTTGATGACTACACCGAAGAGGCAGTAACGGCTGCTTCTGAGGAATGTGACTGTTGCTTGAACACTACCACAGCACAGGAACCCG GAGCAGTAGATGCTTGCAACTGTAGCTGTTCAACGTCGGTCTCCACGCCGACAGAATCTGTCGATAATGCCGGCCGAACAGCTACCGATGGCCCTGCTTTAGACATGTTTTGGGAGTTCGAAAACCAACCAATTCCTGGTGATACGTACAACGGATCAGAGATGGACTGGGGAAAAGACCACCCATCCTTCGGACTACAGTTACAGAAAG GGCGGACAGGAGATGGCGCGGAGAAGCATTATGCAGTGATGTGGCTACAGCCAGCCGTTGCCGGACATGAAGCTCAACAGGAAGTGTTTGAATTAAACTTTGACCCGTCCGAGGCATTCCACGTGTACACATTGGACTTCAAAGTTGACCGAACCGACCAAAAGaac GAAGTCTGGTCTGTTGATCTCATCATTGACGGTGTAGCAGTCCTAGCTTTATCAGGGTTACCTTCACTTCCGACCGATGCTGTTGTCACGCTCAGCGTCTGGAATTTTGATGACTATGTTCCAGATGTAGAGGACCCCTTTAATCTACCGACAGCAACAGCAAACTTTAAGGATGTAAG CTTTCCAGCGAGCTCAGACCAACTCTGCCGGTACGGTGAACCATTTCGCAATGGAGACAGTGCCATTCTGTCATTCATGGCTGGAGTGGGGACAGAGCTACATCAGGATGATGTTGTACCTTTTACGATG GTCCCACATCATTCTTGTATTCCGTGTTTGACGACTTGTGACAGCTTTTACTGTTCCACTGACTGTGATGGCTCCGGGGTCACGGAATACCACGTACTGTTGGACAACTTGGTTCTTGATGTAAACAGAACAGTCGAAGATGGTAGCGACAACGTCACGGTCCCTGCTAAATACTATTTGACAATAAAAGCCAAAACAG CGTCGGGAAGACAAGTCGTCGCTTCCTCCGATGGCGTTTACATAGATGTGACACCACCGACGTTTGAATCTCTCTTCCACGTGGACAAGTCATGGTCAATTAGCGAGCCAACTGAATTCCAAGGATCGAATTCGTCCATCGCTGTTCGATGGAGAGCTATCGACATGGAAAGCAAG aTTACGGAATACCGCTGGGCTATTGGTACTACAAAGGGTAGGACTAATGTTCGAGATTTTGAAACCATCATCCCAACAGACGAGAAAGATGTTGTAGCTGTAGCAGAAGACCTGGATGGCCTTCTTGAGGATGGAAGTGTCTACTATGTTACTGTTGTTGCTATCAACCTAGCCGGACTTGAGGAGACTGTATACACCAATG GAGTAACCATTTTGACGACTGAACCGAACACTACGAGTGCGAACGTCTCCGTCCCAGGCACCGTGCCGATTGCTCAAAGTGTGGTGTCGTCCGAGGATCAGACCAGTCTCAGTTTCATTTGGACAGCTGTAGAGGACGCTGGTATAGATGCATACT ATTTCAGTATTGGTAGCTCAAGAAGCACGCCAGACGACATCGTTCCCCGTACTCAAGTTGGAGTTAACGGATCCGGATTCGTTTCCATTCATGACGGCATTGTTGAGTTCGAGGGGTTCAACGGTGACATCTCCGATATGAGAGAAAGGACTATTAATGATGTCAAcacaacatttacaaacaacttCTTGATTGAGCCTGGAAG aaacctgtttgtacatatggATGCATGTAATGCAGGTCATAAGTGTGGCGGGATTCACACACCGATCGTTGTGGTAAAAC GTGAGCACGATGTTATTGAAGAATCAACAAGTGGAGAGGACATTACCTTGAAATGCATAGAGCATCCGTTTGATGGGGCCAATGGTGCTGTTGTCGTGAAAACCACTGGTG GTCTAAACGTCGGAGAAAAGATTATGTGCAGTCCATTGTCCCAGCAGGATGTCGTACAGGAATATACATCAGATGCGTCAGCTAGATTCAAGCCCATCGTTGTCAACCCTTACCAAACAGCGGAGTTTACAGATAGAAATCTGCGACATAG GATTCGTCGGTTCACAGACCACAGCTTCGTCCTAAGCCCTATCGCCGGTTTTGAATTAAGAGGTCCCCTCAACATGACAGTGTCATTGAAAAATGTCACAGCAGCAGCTTCTGTGCTTCCTAGGCTGCTCTTTTGGAATGCAG AATCAGAGATGTGGCAGGATGCCGGACGTACATGTCAACCCTCCAtccaggcatacatgtacaagaacgCATCGGAGTTCAGCGTTCTG GTTTGCAACACAAGCAACGTGTATGGAAAATCTAACTCCGTAACTGGTGCCAAAAGATCGCTCCAGAGGGAAGAATTCTTTGGAAAAGAAACATTCTTCCTTGTTGCTCTTGTAGAGATGTCTTTTCAAAACAGTGCACCGCGTCTCGCCACGCCAACATATTTGTGGACCGTCGAGGATCGCGAAATAGTAGTTTACCTACAAGCGATAGACGACGACGATGATGACGTAACTTTCAGTGTAGATAGGTCTACTGAGACGTTGTTCGCAGGAGACGTTGACATTGACCGAAGTGGGAAACTCCATTACAAGCCGTGCAAAGACTGTTTTGGCCAGGACTATGTAACTGTTGTTGTGTCCGAAATCAGGAACGATGGTGAAACGCCGCTTGTCACAAGAGAGACAATCTGCATTGATGTCCTGGCCCTTGAAGACAATCCTGATGTCTTTGCAGTTAAGAACGGAGCGAAGCAAAACAGCTCGAGTTATTCCATCACAGTTACACTGGAAGAGAACAAAGTGCTATCAGTAGATCCATCAAAGTATGATATCCTGGTCTTCGGAGCTGACGTAGACACGTATGATGTCTTGTCCCTAGTTTTCCACAACCCAAGCAATGGCACTTTGTTGATTTCAAAGATGTTGCGAAACATCACCTTCTTCCACGACAGCACCAACGACTATGCCACTTTGGTGGATGGGGTTAAGTTTGCTAATGAGTCGGTGGAGGCAGTGTCTATCCCCTATCCACAGGATCTCCTGATGCCTCACCGACCAGAGCAGTACTCCTGGGTAGCTATAGGCTTCACCTACATTCCGGACATGGACTTCTACGGACATGATCAGGTTCGTGTATATGCTCATGACCAGGGTGGCAAAAGCTCCGACGTACTTACCTTCGACCTCTTCGTCCTTGAGAACCGCTGTATGAATGGCGGATTCTGCACGGGCCCCGGCCACGATCCCAACTGCACAAGAATACAACGGAGCGTTTCCTTCACTGGTTACGAATGCGAATGCCTAGAAGGTTACTACGGAAGGTACTGTGAGAGCGACTTCGACGAATGCTCCTCCAACCCATGTCCTCAGAACTACACGTGTATCGACCTTCCCAACGACTTCCTCTGCGATTGTGGCTCCTCAGCCTGGCCATGTGCGTCCCAGTCCCTACCGCCATGGCAGATCGCCCTCATCACCATCCTTTGTCTCGGGGTCACCATCATTGTCATTGCTTGGGTCAAGTGTAAAGCATCGAAGAAATCCAAAAATAAGATTGA ACCACATTCTATGTCTGAAGAGGACATCGAGCTTCATAAGATTCCCAACGAACGCCCAAGTGCCCTAACTGAACTCAAGCGTAACCCATGGGTTCGACCTGAACTTCCGACCGAGGCACCCAAAGCACCGGCTACTTCTTTGAATCCGTTGAAGGAAACTGGCGTCAATAAG ACCAAGCTGACATCCAGCCGCAGCAGCCGTGCACGTCGCCTGCCTCCCATCCCCTGA